A part of Cotesia glomerata isolate CgM1 linkage group LG4, MPM_Cglom_v2.3, whole genome shotgun sequence genomic DNA contains:
- the LOC123263647 gene encoding tight junction protein ZO-1 isoform X2, which yields MERSDNNTSGSGANNNNINNNNNIVNNSNISNNNNTSNNSINNSSISNNNNNNPGNGLQPHNEVGDRGWEVHHVTVTRVPGYGFGIAVSGGRDNPHFTNGDPAIAISDVLKAGPAEGKLQVNDRIISANGVSLEGADYGAAVRVLRDSGSTVLLVVKRRAVTSMAPPAQPQTHRLTLTRNNKKDDFGLVLGCRLYVKEVTRENGAKPGDLLTRIGGVAADNMSLKEAKKIMDSCKDRLSVVVTREPGASSSSAAAANYSTAKEAGEYLSGASYSSQNLYVPPPTRQPEDKSNLAPRGGRSRGPLMDVSLSQLDLPATPTVDPPRPPPPRPEDYYSSRRQLYEEEQLRVSSKQQPVPDPRFITFQKEGSVGVRLSGGNETGVFVTAVQPGSPASLQGLQPGDKILKVNDMDMKGVTREEAVLFLLSLQEQIDLIVQHRRQEYDQIVNSGRGDSFHIKTHFHYEQPDKGEMSFRSGDVFHVIDTLHNGVVGAWQVFRIGRNNQEVQKGIIPNKARAEELATAQFNATKKELSSSSESRGSFFRRRRGSHRRSKSLGRDHWDDVVFADSISKFPAYERVVLRHPGFIRPVVLFGPVADLAREKLLKDFPDKFTSPQMENQLEDSAKGKTNGIIRLSAIREVMERSKHALLDITPNAVDRLNYAQFYPIVIFLKAENKQVIKEMRAGIPKSAHKSSKKLLEQCQKLDKIWGHTFSAVITLTTPEAWYRKLRELIDRQQQGPLWMSQTKPEEALSDDFLFPMTSRLSYASSPESDLELNTNVPLLSGQLGPPTRLKSSSDPSIATQDDTAAPPPYTSSYQAFEQHKRAVPDNKYGFSPSGEPNLPSYTPGVPSARSPHHGPPDLPPRVDRNAKPPGRGTLGRSAVDRLVNKTDSVLDMRNYINATPHRANATSSLERSQPKPVAGSYDSMSSYDSYNTNGNQVYNVGPNLNTSTGRLGPNVPDDLKTGNIPQRAHDPYRFTRSTAQPTGSQENRGDYAKYSRPEHKVIPTTPSKGNSNTGTYKPVPPPKPKNYRPPVQSTVPDENNPGNLYQHAKNYSLTPSHVHNGIENNGNHRNSGQYYYNIPPPNRGQDGNFLINTNNHNHSHSLSHSHSHSNPPVASHAHSNSAGQLTLNHSHSRSNVNNANNVSNNSNNNVNNAVNGHAHNGGHNREPSGLDLAGSREQRGSAFELYRKPPIHHNVRTSGITKGLFNNEGGILRGPGDVVMTIPPGAIPTINHQEIYFAVVPPVNNTINNNQNDIYYDFDNLDINDINIKQRGSISPPVNKGESLMSPLIECGPRGMKFNKPIELRIPHNGTPKHKLILKTANNEDLDNSWSDIKLPKASGEYIFVKLDHF from the exons GTCGGTGACAGAGGATGGGAAGTCCACCACGTGACAGTAACCCGAGTGCCAGGTTACGGTTTTGGAATCGCAGTATCAGGGGGCCGTGACAACCCCCACTTTACAAACGGCGACCCCGCGATTGCAATATCCGACGTCTTAAAAGCCGGACCAGCTGAAGGAAAGCTCCAAGTAAACGACCGAATAATTTCCGCTAACGGAGTTTCATTAGAAGGCGCAGATTACGGCGCTGCTGTAAGAGTGCTCCGCGACTCCGGATCTACAGTCCTGCTGGTGGTAAAGCGACGAGCCGTGACCTCAATGGCGCCACCAGCGCAGCCCCAAACTCACCGGCTGACCTTAACCAGGAACAACAAGAAAGACGACTTTGGATTAGTCCTTGGCTGCAGGCTCTACGTCAAGGAAGTCACCCGAGAAAATGGCGCGAAGCCTGGAGACCTTTTGACGAGAATCGGCGGGGTTGCTGCGGATAACATGAGCCTGAAGGAAGCCAAGAAGATAATGGACTCTTGCAAAGACAGGCTGTCTGTTGTGGTCACTCGAGAACCTGGAGCGTCTTCTTCATCAGCTGCTGCGGCGAATTATTCCACAGCTAAAGAAGCTGGGGAGTATTTATCCGGGGCGAGTTACAGCAGCCAGAACTTGTACGTCCCGCCACCTACAAGGCAGCCGGAGGACAAGAGCAACCTCGCTCCTAGAGGCGGAAGGTCCAGAGGACCTCTAATGGACGTCTCACTGAGCCAATTGGACCTTCCAGCGACTCCTACAGTGGATCCGCCAAGACCTCCTCCTCCAAGGCCTGAAGACTACTACTCCTCCCGCCGGCAGCTCTACGAGGAAGAGCAGCTGCGTGTCAGCTCCAAACAGCAGCCAGTGCCCGACCCTAGGTTCATAACCTTCCAAAAGGAAGGATCTGTTGGAGTTAGACTCAGTGGAGGAAATGAAACCGGAGTTTTTGTGACTGCTGTCCAACCTGGATCTCCAGCTTCCTTGCAAGGGCTTCAACCTGGCGACAAGATCCTTAAAGTCAACGACATGGACATGAAAGGAGTCACCAGGGAGGAAGCTGTCCTCTTCTTGCTCAGCCTCCAGGAGCAGATTGATTTGATAGTCCAGCATCGTCGCCAGGAGTATGATCAGATAGTAAACTCTGGAAGAGGAGACTCGTTCCATATTAAGACACACTTCCACTACGAGCAGCCGGACAAAGGTGAGATGAGCTTCAGAAGTGGAGACGTCTTCCACGTGATCGATACTCTCCATAACGGCGTGGTTGGAGCTTGGCAGGTCTTCAGGATTGGCAGGAACAACCAGGAGGTCCAGAAGGGAATCATCCCGAACAAAGCTAGGGCTGAAGAACTTGCTACTGCGCAGTTCAATGCGACTAAAAAGGAACTGAGTTCTAGTAGTGAGAGCCGTGGAAGCTTCTTCAGGAGAAGACGAGGGAGTCATAGAAGGTCTAAGTCTCTTGGGAGGGATCACTGGGATGATGTTGTCTTTGCTGATAGCATCAGCAAGTTCCCTGCTTATGAAAGAGTTGTGCTAAGACATCCTGGGTTCATTAGGCCTGTGGTACTCTTTGGACCTGTTGCGGATCTTGCTAGGGAGAAGTTGTTGAAGGATTTTCCGGATAAGTTTACTTCCCCGCAGATGGAAAATCAGTTAGAAGACTCTGCCAAGGGGAAGACTAATGGGATTATTAGGTTGAGTGCCATTCGTGAGGTTATGGAACGAAGTAAACATGCTCTGTTGGATATCACTCCCAATGCTGTTGATAGGCTCAATTATGCCCAGTTTTATCCgattgttatatttttgaagGCTGAGAATAAACAAGTTATCAAGGAGATGAGGGCTGGGATTCCcaa GTCAGCCCACAAAAGcagcaaaaaattattggaacAGTGCCAGAAACTGGACAAAATCTGGGGCCATACCTTCAGCGCAGTGATAACGCTGACCACACCTGAGGCTTGGTATCGTAAACTCCGTGAGTTAATTGACCGACAACAGCAAGGACCTCTGTGGATGAGTCAGACCaag CCGGAAGAAGCACTCTCAGATGATTTCCTATTCCCGATGACATCTCGCCTCTCCTACGCATCCTCTCCGGAAAGCGACCTGGAACTAAACACGAATGTTCCGCTCTTATCGGGGCAACTTGGTCCCCCTACGCGTCTTAAGAGTAGCTCCGATCCGAGCATTGCTACGCAAGATGACACTGCTGCGCCTCCACCATACACTTCTAGTTACCAG gcgTTTGAGCAACACAAACGAGCAGTTCCAGACAACAAATACGGATTTTCTCCCTCAGGAGAACCCAACTTACCATCATACACTCCAGGAGTTCCATCAGCGAGATCTCCCCACCACGGGCCTCCAGATTTGCCGCCACGAGTCGACAGGAACGCGAAACCTCCCGGCCGCGGTACTCTCGGTCGTTCTGCAGTGGACAGACTGGTCAATAAAACAGACTCTGTGCTGGACATGCGGAACTATATCAACGCGACTCCTCATCGTGCTAACGCAACTTCTTCTTTGGAACGTTCTCAACCCAAGCCGGTTGct ggaAGTTATGATAGTATGTCTTCATACGACTCATACAATACAAACGGCAACCAGGTGTACAACGTAGGCCCAAATTTGAACACTTCAACTGGTCGACTGGGCCCTAATGTTCCTGATGATCTCAAGACTGGTAACATTCCCCAGAGAGCTCACGATCCTTATCGGTTTACAAGGTCTACTGCGCAGCCGACGGGCAGCCAAGAAAATCGCGGGGACTACGCTAAGTACag tcGCCCGGAACACAAAGTGATACCGACAACGCCCTCTAAGGGCAACAGCAACACTGGAACTTACAAGCCAGTGCCGCCACCTAAGCCCAAGAACTACCGGCCGCCTGTCCAGAGCACTGTTCCGGACGAGAACAATCCCGGAAATTTGTACCAGCACGCCAAGAATTACTCACTAACGCCCTCTCACGTTCACAATGGG ATTGAGAACAACGGGAACCACAGGAACAGCGGACAATACTACTACAACATCCCCCCACCAAACCGCGGACAGGACGGGAACTTCCTTATCAACACGAACAACCATAACCACTCTCACAGTTTAAGTCACTCCCACTCCCACTCCAACCCCCCGGTGGCCAGCCACGCTCACAGCAACTCAGCTGGCCAGCTGACCCTCAACCACAGCCACAGCAGGAGCAATGTTAATAATGCTAATAATGTTagcaataatagtaataataatgttaacaATGCTGTTAATGGGCATGCGCATAATGGTGGACACAACCGCGAGCCGAGTGGGTTAGATTTGGCGGGCAGTCGCGAGCAACGTGGCAGCGCTTTTGAACTCTACCGGAAGCCGCCAATTCATCATAATGTcag GACTTCAGGAATTACGAAGGGATTGTTTAATAACGAGGGAGGTATCTTGCGAGGGCCAGGAGATGTTGTTATGACAATACCTCCTGGTGCTATACCAACGATTAACCACCAGGAAATATATTTCGCCGTAGTTCCGCCTGTTAATAacactattaataataaccaAAATGACATTtattacgattttgataatcttGATATTAATGACATTAACATTAAACAACGTGGATCTATTTCACCGCCGGTTAATAAGg GTGAGTCGCTAATGAGCCCGTTGATCGAGTGTGGTCCTCGCGGGATGAAGTTCAACAAACCAATCGAGCTGCGCATCCCTCACAACGGAACCCCCAAGCATAAGCTGATCCTGAAGACCGCGAATAACGAGGACCTGGACAACAGTTGGTCGGACATAAAACTTCCCAAAGCGAGTGGTGAATATATTTTCGTGAAACTAGATCATTTTTAG